A genome region from Desulfovibrio legallii includes the following:
- the cas7c gene encoding type I-C CRISPR-associated protein Cas7/Csd2: MAAISNRYDFVYLFDVENGNPNGDPDAGNTPRLDPETGFGLVTDVCLKRKVRNFVEIAKAGQPGYNIYVAERAVLSQSRAPAYESPEAKACTKEPDKIDAARRWMCANFYDVRAFGAVMSTKLNNCGQVRGPVQLTFARSVEAVVPVEVSITRVAVETEKESEKQSGGNRTMGNKHILPYALYCAHGFISPHLAQGDKGTGFSDDDLEIFWQALEKMFDLDHSAARGLMSARKLIVFKHEDALGNAPAHALFDAVRVVRQGDGTTPARSFGDYAVSVDAAAVPAGVSVVERL; the protein is encoded by the coding sequence ATGGCCGCCATTAGCAACCGCTACGATTTCGTCTACCTGTTTGATGTGGAAAACGGCAACCCCAACGGCGACCCGGACGCGGGCAATACCCCGCGCCTGGATCCGGAAACGGGCTTCGGCCTGGTGACGGACGTCTGCCTTAAGCGCAAGGTGCGCAATTTTGTGGAAATCGCCAAGGCCGGACAGCCGGGCTATAACATCTATGTGGCGGAGCGGGCCGTGCTCTCCCAATCGCGCGCTCCCGCCTATGAAAGCCCTGAAGCCAAAGCCTGCACAAAGGAACCTGACAAAATTGACGCTGCCCGGCGCTGGATGTGCGCCAATTTTTATGACGTGCGCGCCTTCGGCGCAGTCATGTCCACTAAGCTCAACAATTGCGGCCAGGTGCGCGGCCCGGTGCAGCTCACCTTTGCCCGCAGCGTGGAGGCCGTGGTGCCCGTGGAAGTGAGCATTACCCGCGTGGCCGTGGAAACGGAAAAAGAATCCGAAAAGCAGTCCGGCGGCAACCGCACCATGGGCAACAAACACATCCTGCCTTACGCCCTGTACTGCGCCCACGGCTTTATCTCCCCCCATCTGGCGCAAGGGGACAAGGGCACGGGCTTTTCCGACGACGACCTGGAGATCTTCTGGCAGGCGCTGGAGAAGATGTTTGATCTGGACCACTCGGCGGCGCGCGGTCTGATGAGCGCCCGCAAACTTATTGTCTTCAAGCATGAGGATGCGCTGGGCAACGCCCCGGCGCACGCGCTGTTCGACGCCGTGCGCGTGGTCCGCCAGGGCGACGGAACCACTCCGGCCCGGTCTTTCGGTGACTATGCCGTAAGCGTGGATGCGGCCGCCGTGCCCGCCGGGGTCAGCGTTGTGGAGCGGCTGTAA
- the cas8c gene encoding type I-C CRISPR-associated protein Cas8c/Csd1: MILQALNNYYERLAADPEADISPYGFGMQGVQFCLTLGPDGGLVAVDDLRDAKGKAKILRVPGPVKRSANVRANFAWDTTGYVLGADAKGKAKRTAETHAAFKTLAHELLDAVDDQGAVALLHFLDAWNPEQAAALPHWQEMEGWNVVFRLDGERRFLHDRPALQKAWLEYLAANSAGERGMCLVTGEKNAPIPLIHPPLKGVVGAQPTGAALVSFNIAAFTSFGKEQNRNAPVGEQAAFAYTTALNHLLAANSRRKVVIGGTTVVFWSAAPAAEGLFNMSMGGKAEDPGLVLRLQGYLSAVAQGRCPEELGDPATGFFVLGLSGNAARVAVRFWQRNTVGGMAASLAAHYQALALRRSFDNQPQFPSPWQLLRELAPLQDSKNISPLLAGQLLRAIVGNLPYPRTLLTAAIERIRADRNVNYLRAALLKAWLTRNAQKEIPMSLDTGITDVGYRLGRLFALVERIQENAVPGVNATVRDRFFGAASATPARAFPIILRNAQHGLAKIRKEEAGKAINLEKSLQEILGGLDAAQGGFPAALRLEEQGMFILGYYQQRQAVFTKKEPAASENNAAAPEAQKED; encoded by the coding sequence ATGATTCTGCAGGCTCTTAACAACTACTATGAACGTCTGGCCGCCGACCCGGAGGCGGATATCTCGCCCTACGGCTTTGGCATGCAGGGGGTGCAGTTCTGCCTGACGCTGGGCCCCGACGGCGGCCTGGTCGCCGTGGACGACCTGCGCGACGCCAAGGGCAAGGCCAAAATACTGCGCGTGCCGGGGCCCGTGAAGCGGTCTGCCAACGTGCGGGCCAACTTCGCCTGGGACACTACGGGCTATGTGTTGGGCGCGGACGCCAAGGGCAAGGCGAAACGCACTGCGGAGACGCATGCCGCCTTCAAAACGCTGGCCCACGAGCTGCTGGATGCCGTGGACGATCAGGGGGCCGTGGCCCTGCTGCATTTTCTGGATGCCTGGAATCCGGAACAGGCCGCCGCCCTGCCGCATTGGCAGGAAATGGAGGGCTGGAACGTGGTTTTCCGTCTGGATGGGGAGCGGCGTTTTCTGCACGACCGCCCGGCCCTTCAGAAGGCTTGGCTTGAATATCTGGCGGCCAACAGCGCAGGAGAGCGGGGCATGTGCCTGGTCACCGGCGAGAAAAACGCGCCCATACCCCTCATTCATCCGCCCCTTAAAGGCGTGGTTGGGGCGCAGCCCACCGGCGCGGCCCTGGTATCCTTCAACATCGCCGCCTTCACGTCGTTTGGCAAGGAGCAGAACCGCAACGCTCCCGTGGGGGAACAGGCGGCCTTTGCCTACACCACGGCTCTCAACCATTTGCTGGCCGCAAACAGCCGCCGCAAGGTTGTCATCGGCGGCACCACGGTGGTCTTCTGGTCCGCGGCTCCGGCGGCGGAAGGGCTGTTCAACATGAGCATGGGGGGCAAGGCCGAAGACCCCGGCCTGGTCCTGCGGCTGCAAGGCTATCTCAGCGCTGTGGCCCAGGGCCGCTGCCCGGAAGAGCTGGGCGATCCCGCCACCGGCTTTTTTGTGCTGGGCCTTTCCGGCAATGCGGCCCGGGTGGCCGTGCGCTTCTGGCAGCGGAATACGGTGGGCGGCATGGCCGCCAGCCTGGCGGCCCACTATCAGGCCCTGGCCCTGCGCCGCAGCTTTGATAATCAGCCGCAATTTCCCAGCCCCTGGCAGCTGCTGCGGGAGCTGGCCCCCCTGCAGGACTCCAAAAACATCTCTCCCCTGCTGGCCGGGCAACTGCTGCGGGCCATTGTGGGCAACCTGCCCTATCCCCGCACGCTGCTTACCGCCGCCATAGAGCGCATCCGGGCGGACAGGAACGTCAACTATCTTCGGGCGGCCCTGCTCAAGGCCTGGCTCACCCGCAACGCACAAAAGGAGATCCCCATGAGTCTGGATACCGGCATCACGGATGTGGGCTATCGTCTGGGCCGCCTGTTCGCCCTGGTGGAGCGCATTCAGGAAAACGCCGTGCCCGGCGTCAACGCCACGGTGCGCGACCGCTTTTTCGGGGCGGCCTCGGCCACGCCCGCCCGCGCCTTCCCCATAATTCTGCGTAACGCCCAGCACGGACTGGCAAAAATCCGCAAGGAGGAGGCGGGGAAAGCCATCAACCTGGAAAAATCCCTGCAGGAAATTCTGGGCGGCCTGGACGCCGCCCAAGGCGGCTTTCCCGCCGCGCTCAGGCTGGAGGAGCAGGGCATGTTCATTTTGGGCTATTATCAGCAACGCCAAGCCGTTTTTACGAAAAAAGAACCCGCCGCATCCGAAAATAACGCCGCCGCGCCCGAAGCGCAGAAGGAGGACTAA
- the cas5c gene encoding type I-C CRISPR-associated protein Cas5c: protein MQGVRLRVWGDYACFTRPEMKAERVSYDVMTPSAARGVLEAVYWKPSIRWVVDKIHVLRPIVFDNVRRNEVADKIPVKGKTGVAAAMKDGVTPLRLFVEESRQQRAALVLRHVDYVIEAHFAYTGAEDHNDGKHLDIFNRRAARGQCFHRPYLGCREFAAFFAPVEGEIPASALAGELDLGLMLYDLDYTADMSPRFFRARLRDGVLDCREGGNGA from the coding sequence GTGCAAGGTGTGCGATTGCGGGTCTGGGGCGATTACGCCTGCTTTACCCGCCCGGAAATGAAGGCGGAGCGCGTAAGTTACGACGTCATGACGCCCTCCGCCGCCCGTGGCGTCCTGGAAGCAGTGTACTGGAAGCCCAGCATCCGCTGGGTGGTGGACAAAATCCATGTGCTGCGGCCCATTGTTTTTGACAACGTGCGGCGCAACGAGGTGGCCGACAAAATCCCCGTCAAGGGCAAGACGGGCGTGGCCGCCGCCATGAAAGACGGCGTCACGCCTCTGCGGCTTTTTGTGGAGGAAAGCCGCCAGCAGCGGGCGGCCCTGGTGCTGCGGCATGTGGACTACGTCATTGAGGCCCACTTCGCCTACACTGGGGCGGAGGACCATAACGACGGCAAACACCTGGACATTTTCAACCGCCGGGCGGCCAGGGGACAGTGCTTCCACCGGCCCTATCTGGGCTGCCGGGAATTTGCCGCCTTTTTCGCCCCGGTGGAAGGAGAGATTCCCGCTTCGGCCCTCGCGGGAGAGCTGGACCTGGGGCTCATGCTCTATGACCTGGACTACACGGCGGACATGAGCCCGCGCTTTTTCCGCGCGCGGCTGCGGGACGGCGTGCTGGACTGCCGGGAAGGGGGGAACGGCGCATGA
- a CDS encoding CRISPR-associated helicase/endonuclease Cas3 has translation MLYAHTLEDCPPERWQPLAEHLQGVADKAAAYAAAFGAADWGRQCGLDHDAGKALPDFQQRLAGTLRRRVDHKGPGARWLRENGGAPGLLLAYCVAGHHGGLPDFCSNGRDGAVSLGQLCAQASSLPPEATPDAAAVRALRPPFTPTPFGLSFFTRMLFSALVDADYTDTEAFAQPETAAERQEAASAAPGLEVLAAALDRHCAGFSALGRVNAWRAAVLEGCRQGAALAPGLFSLTVPTGGGKTLSSMSFALRHALAHGLRRVVYVIPYTSIIEQNAKVFRDIFPEGAVIEHHSNFDPRVLAPGAAADVVGESRAARRHRLACENWDAPVVVTTNAQFFESLFAARPSRCRKLHNLARAVIVLDEAQMLPVEYLAPCLRVLEELTSHYGCSVVFCTATQPALGYDAAEFAQGLRGAVRELAPDPARLQQELARTRLEVPDEPLSLEALAARLRRKRQALCIVNTRQRAADLFGLLQDQPGARHLSALMCPAHRSRVLEEIRRTLREGAPCLTVATQLVEAGVDVSFPEVFRELAGLDSLVQAAGRCNREGEYAGRVPVTVFMPEGGVPKAFRHAAESARRVLRHFADPFSPAALHEYFREVYWRRADALDSKSILGLFSSPTGEWAFRSAAEAFRLIENAMLPIVVPYDDTARALLDALPFAAHPRGILRQLQQYTVQVYEGQFQALDLRGALERPEVTQGEGAGGYAVLTDMSLYDERLGLVCQAPAAEDFIF, from the coding sequence GTGCTGTACGCCCATACGCTGGAAGATTGCCCGCCGGAGCGCTGGCAGCCCCTGGCCGAGCACCTGCAGGGCGTGGCGGACAAGGCTGCGGCCTACGCCGCCGCCTTCGGCGCGGCGGACTGGGGCCGCCAGTGCGGGCTTGACCACGATGCGGGCAAAGCCCTGCCCGATTTTCAGCAGCGGCTTGCGGGCACGCTGCGCCGCCGGGTGGACCACAAGGGCCCCGGCGCGCGCTGGCTGCGGGAAAACGGCGGCGCGCCTGGCCTTCTGCTGGCCTATTGTGTGGCCGGACACCACGGCGGGTTGCCGGATTTTTGCAGCAACGGCCGGGACGGCGCGGTCTCCTTGGGGCAACTGTGCGCCCAGGCCTCATCCCTGCCGCCGGAAGCCACGCCGGATGCCGCCGCCGTGCGCGCCTTGCGGCCGCCTTTTACGCCCACGCCTTTCGGTTTGAGCTTTTTTACGCGCATGCTGTTTTCTGCCCTGGTGGATGCGGATTATACGGATACCGAAGCCTTTGCCCAGCCGGAAACGGCGGCGGAGCGGCAAGAGGCCGCCAGCGCCGCGCCCGGTCTGGAGGTTCTTGCGGCCGCTCTGGACCGCCATTGCGCGGGGTTCAGCGCCTTGGGCCGGGTGAACGCCTGGCGGGCCGCCGTGCTGGAAGGCTGCCGTCAGGGTGCGGCGCTGGCGCCCGGTCTGTTCAGCCTCACGGTGCCCACGGGCGGCGGCAAAACGCTCTCGTCCATGAGCTTCGCCCTGCGGCACGCCTTGGCCCACGGCCTGCGGCGGGTGGTCTACGTCATCCCCTATACGTCCATTATTGAACAGAACGCCAAAGTTTTTCGGGATATTTTCCCGGAGGGCGCGGTTATTGAACACCACAGCAACTTTGACCCGCGCGTTCTTGCGCCTGGCGCGGCCGCGGACGTGGTGGGGGAGAGCCGCGCCGCCCGCCGGCACCGCCTGGCCTGCGAAAACTGGGACGCGCCCGTGGTGGTGACCACCAATGCGCAGTTCTTTGAGTCCTTGTTCGCGGCCAGGCCCTCGCGCTGCCGCAAACTGCACAATCTGGCGCGCGCGGTCATTGTGCTGGACGAGGCGCAGATGCTGCCTGTGGAGTATCTTGCCCCTTGCCTGCGCGTGCTGGAAGAGCTGACCAGCCATTACGGGTGCAGCGTGGTGTTCTGTACGGCCACCCAGCCAGCCCTGGGCTATGACGCCGCCGAGTTCGCACAGGGCCTGCGGGGGGCGGTGCGCGAGCTGGCCCCGGATCCGGCCCGCCTGCAGCAGGAGCTGGCCCGCACCCGTCTGGAAGTGCCGGACGAACCCTTGAGCCTGGAAGCCCTGGCCGCACGTCTGCGGCGGAAGCGCCAGGCTTTGTGCATCGTCAACACCCGGCAGCGGGCGGCGGACCTCTTCGGTCTGCTGCAGGACCAGCCTGGCGCGCGCCACCTGAGCGCCCTCATGTGTCCGGCCCACCGCTCCCGCGTGCTGGAGGAGATCCGCCGCACGCTGCGGGAGGGCGCGCCCTGCCTGACCGTCGCCACTCAACTGGTGGAGGCGGGGGTGGACGTTTCCTTCCCCGAAGTCTTCCGCGAACTGGCCGGGCTGGATTCTCTGGTTCAGGCGGCCGGGCGCTGCAACCGCGAAGGGGAATATGCCGGGCGCGTGCCCGTGACCGTCTTTATGCCGGAAGGTGGCGTGCCCAAGGCCTTCCGACACGCGGCGGAAAGCGCCCGCCGGGTGCTGCGCCATTTTGCGGACCCCTTCAGCCCTGCGGCCCTGCACGAGTATTTCCGCGAAGTGTACTGGAGAAGGGCGGACGCGCTGGACAGCAAGTCTATTCTTGGCCTGTTTTCCAGCCCCACAGGGGAGTGGGCCTTCCGCAGCGCGGCGGAGGCCTTTCGGCTTATTGAAAACGCCATGCTGCCTATTGTTGTTCCCTACGACGACACGGCCCGCGCGCTGCTGGACGCCCTGCCGTTTGCGGCGCATCCCCGCGGCATTTTACGGCAGTTACAGCAGTACACAGTGCAGGTCTATGAGGGGCAGTTCCAGGCCCTGGACCTGCGCGGCGCGCTGGAACGGCCGGAAGTGACGCAGGGCGAAGGCGCGGGCGGCTATGCTGTACTGACGGACATGAGCCTGTATGACGAGCGCCTGGGCCTTGTCTGCCAAGCGCCTGCGGCGGAAGATTTTATTTTCTGA
- a CDS encoding tetratricopeptide repeat protein, which yields MKRSIPALLAAVVLAWGLAAPALAADAAQTLQEAWTAYNIGQYKKVIQMVQPLASDGNPRAQVLLGRCYENGLGVDQDLATAAKWFRLAADQNDAEAQVLLAYQYELGVGLPRNEAAVADLMRRAADNGNAEARFNLALYCSQGKYGFPKDPQESFRWAKLAADQGFAQAQRYVGACYEYGVGAPQDAAEATLWYSKAAAQGLEREGNIFTTKREYTMP from the coding sequence ATGAAACGATCCATCCCGGCGCTTTTGGCGGCCGTGGTCCTGGCCTGGGGCCTTGCGGCTCCGGCCTTGGCCGCGGACGCGGCGCAGACCTTGCAGGAAGCCTGGACGGCCTACAACATAGGACAATATAAGAAGGTGATCCAGATGGTGCAGCCCCTGGCCTCGGACGGCAACCCCAGGGCGCAGGTGCTGCTGGGCCGTTGCTACGAAAACGGCCTGGGCGTGGACCAGGATCTGGCCACGGCGGCCAAGTGGTTCCGGCTGGCTGCGGACCAGAACGACGCCGAGGCCCAGGTGCTGCTGGCCTATCAGTACGAGCTGGGCGTGGGCCTGCCCCGCAACGAGGCCGCCGTGGCGGACCTGATGCGCCGCGCGGCCGACAACGGCAATGCCGAGGCCCGCTTCAATCTGGCCCTCTACTGCAGCCAGGGCAAGTATGGCTTCCCCAAAGATCCGCAGGAGAGCTTCCGCTGGGCCAAGCTGGCGGCGGACCAGGGCTTTGCCCAGGCCCAGCGCTATGTGGGGGCCTGCTACGAATACGGCGTAGGCGCACCGCAGGACGCGGCCGAGGCCACCCTGTGGTACAGCAAAGCTGCGGCCCAGGGGCTGGAGCGCGAGGGCAACATCTTTACTACCAAGCGCGAGTATACCATGCCGTAA
- a CDS encoding GIY-YIG nuclease family protein — MMPQSSLWHVYLLECADGTLYCGVTRNLRRRLDQHNGLCPGGARYTRGRRPVRLLEHRACPDQGAALRLERAVKARPRGQKRTFLQQGAGTC, encoded by the coding sequence ATGATGCCGCAGTCTTCTCTCTGGCACGTCTACCTGCTGGAATGCGCCGACGGCACCCTGTACTGCGGCGTCACCCGCAACCTGCGCCGCCGCCTGGACCAGCACAACGGCCTTTGCCCCGGCGGGGCGCGCTATACCCGCGGCCGACGGCCCGTGCGCCTGCTGGAGCACCGCGCCTGCCCCGACCAGGGCGCTGCTCTGCGCCTGGAGCGGGCGGTCAAAGCCCGTCCGCGCGGACAAAAACGGACCTTCCTGCAACAAGGGGCCGGGACGTGCTGA
- a CDS encoding LysE family translocator: MLTPETALAFFAAALLLSVAPGPDNIFVLTQSAVYGTGAGVATTFGLVTGLCVHTTAVAVGVAALFQSSPLAFTLLKAAGALYLLRLAWLSFRAGAALALTPDEKPPFPGYAALYRRGIVMNVTNPKVSLFFLAFLPQFCDPARGSAALQVLQLGGLFMLATVVVFCAVAALGGRLALWFNRSPRGQMCIHRAAGTVFAGLALLLLFTGRGA; encoded by the coding sequence GTGCTGACGCCGGAAACCGCCCTGGCATTTTTTGCCGCCGCGCTGCTGCTGAGCGTGGCCCCAGGGCCTGACAACATTTTTGTGCTCACCCAATCCGCCGTATACGGCACGGGCGCGGGCGTGGCCACCACCTTCGGGCTGGTCACGGGGCTCTGCGTGCACACCACGGCCGTGGCCGTGGGCGTGGCCGCCCTGTTCCAGAGTTCGCCCCTGGCCTTTACCCTGCTCAAGGCCGCGGGCGCGCTCTATCTGCTGCGCCTGGCCTGGCTCTCGTTCCGCGCGGGCGCGGCCCTGGCCCTGACCCCGGACGAAAAGCCGCCCTTTCCCGGCTACGCGGCCCTGTACCGGCGCGGCATTGTCATGAACGTGACCAACCCCAAGGTATCCCTCTTTTTTCTGGCGTTTCTGCCGCAGTTCTGCGACCCCGCGCGGGGCAGCGCGGCCCTGCAGGTGCTGCAGCTGGGCGGCCTGTTCATGCTGGCCACGGTAGTGGTATTCTGCGCTGTGGCCGCCCTGGGCGGCCGCCTGGCCCTTTGGTTCAACCGCTCGCCGCGCGGGCAGATGTGCATCCACCGGGCGGCCGGGACAGTCTTTGCCGGGCTGGCCCTCCTGCTGCTTTTTACCGGCCGCGGCGCCTGA
- a CDS encoding YceD family protein, protein MQNYRIGLADLPPEGKEFVLDDPTVWQEPLKEFHMDCRVRKPLRATVSVTPVEDGWLVRGSLEGEVVLPCSRCAEDAVIPVAARFEEFESRPEEPEPEAAGRHGAQEAAPVGERLIFERGAPLLDLAAVCWEEFVLALPSTPLCREDCKGLCARCGANLNAGPCACPPEEGDPRLAVLRGLVRRGK, encoded by the coding sequence ATGCAAAACTACCGCATCGGACTCGCCGACCTGCCCCCCGAGGGCAAGGAATTTGTGCTGGACGACCCCACCGTCTGGCAGGAACCCCTTAAGGAGTTCCATATGGATTGCCGGGTGCGCAAACCCTTGCGCGCCACGGTTTCCGTAACGCCTGTGGAGGACGGCTGGCTGGTGCGCGGCAGCCTGGAGGGCGAGGTGGTCCTGCCCTGCAGCCGTTGCGCTGAAGACGCCGTGATCCCCGTGGCCGCCCGCTTTGAGGAATTTGAAAGCCGGCCGGAGGAACCAGAGCCGGAGGCTGCCGGACGCCACGGCGCGCAGGAAGCCGCCCCCGTGGGGGAGCGCCTGATTTTTGAGCGCGGCGCGCCTTTGCTGGATCTGGCCGCCGTGTGCTGGGAAGAATTTGTGCTGGCCCTGCCTTCCACGCCCCTCTGCCGTGAAGACTGCAAGGGCCTCTGCGCCCGTTGCGGGGCCAACCTCAATGCCGGCCCCTGCGCCTGCCCGCCCGAAGAAGGCGACCCGCGCCTGGCGGTGCTGCGCGGGCTTGTCCGGCGCGGGAAGTAG
- the rpmF gene encoding 50S ribosomal protein L32, whose product MAVQQNKKSRSRKGMRRSHDRVAVPAVIYCTCGEPTLPHSVCPNCGEYKGRKVVAGNDNA is encoded by the coding sequence ATGGCCGTTCAGCAAAATAAAAAATCCCGTTCCCGCAAAGGGATGCGCCGCTCTCACGACCGCGTGGCCGTGCCCGCCGTCATCTACTGCACCTGCGGCGAACCCACCCTGCCCCACAGCGTTTGCCCCAATTGCGGCGAATACAAAGGGCGCAAGGTGGTTGCCGGCAACGACAACGCATAA
- the plsX gene encoding phosphate acyltransferase PlsX: MNERPVIAVDAMGGDFGPAVVVPGAIEAARLHDLHVQLVGDTPKVEAELDKLDLANVHFDIVQADDVVHMNERPSDILRRKKNASIQVACRLVKDGAADAVVSAGHSGATVACGMFIMGRLAGVERPALAALLPTEKNPVVVLDVGANVDCRPYHLFQFGLMGDAFARDLLGYAAPRVSLLSIGEEEGKGNSQVKEAYELLKMAQNLNFVGNAEGRDIFTGDLDVVICDGFVGNVVVKMSEGLAASLVRMLKKVFTSGLLPALGGMLARGAFRRFARTVDYAEYGGAPLLGLQGLAIVCHGRSSARAMTNAVRMSGTFVRKGTNLRLAETILANEELTRFSRAI, from the coding sequence ATGAACGAGCGCCCCGTCATCGCCGTGGACGCCATGGGGGGGGATTTCGGCCCCGCCGTGGTGGTGCCCGGGGCCATTGAGGCCGCCAGGCTGCACGACCTGCACGTGCAACTCGTGGGGGATACCCCCAAGGTGGAGGCCGAGCTGGACAAGCTCGACCTCGCCAACGTGCATTTCGACATCGTGCAGGCCGATGACGTGGTGCACATGAACGAGCGCCCCTCGGACATCCTGCGGCGCAAAAAAAACGCCTCCATCCAGGTAGCCTGCCGCCTGGTCAAGGACGGCGCGGCCGACGCCGTGGTCAGCGCCGGGCATTCCGGGGCCACGGTGGCCTGCGGCATGTTCATCATGGGCCGGCTCGCCGGGGTGGAACGCCCGGCCCTGGCGGCCCTGCTGCCAACGGAGAAGAACCCCGTGGTGGTGCTGGACGTGGGCGCCAACGTGGATTGCCGCCCCTACCACCTGTTTCAGTTCGGCCTCATGGGCGACGCTTTTGCCCGCGACCTGCTGGGCTATGCCGCCCCGCGGGTAAGCCTGCTGAGCATCGGCGAGGAAGAAGGCAAGGGCAACAGTCAGGTTAAGGAAGCCTACGAGCTCCTGAAAATGGCGCAGAACCTCAACTTCGTGGGCAACGCCGAAGGACGGGACATTTTTACCGGCGACCTAGACGTGGTGATCTGCGACGGCTTTGTGGGCAATGTGGTGGTCAAAATGAGCGAAGGCCTTGCCGCCTCGCTGGTGCGCATGCTCAAAAAGGTCTTTACCTCCGGCCTGCTGCCCGCCCTGGGCGGCATGCTGGCCCGGGGGGCCTTCCGGCGTTTTGCCCGCACGGTGGACTACGCCGAATACGGCGGCGCGCCGCTCCTGGGGCTGCAAGGTCTGGCCATCGTCTGCCACGGGCGCTCCAGCGCGCGAGCCATGACCAACGCCGTCCGCATGAGCGGCACCTTCGTGCGCAAAGGCACCAACCTTCGCCTGGCCGAAACCATCCTGGCCAACGAGGAGCTCACCCGCTTCTCCCGCGCCATCTAA
- a CDS encoding beta-ketoacyl-ACP synthase III has protein sequence MNPFCHLLALHAYAPDTVLTNDDLAAVVDTNDEWIVSRTGIRQRHRLDAADNASDLGLRAARGALEDAALLPEELTHVVTATCTPDVLSPSVACIVAGQLGTGPVMAFDFSAACSGFLYGLSLCRSLLAQDHEARILFICTEALTRRVNWADRTTCVLFGDAATACVVSTGSANVLAGLEDVLCLSDGRQRDLIVVGGGTSSRYGLGDPVGEDFFIRMQGRETYKHAVRSMVQVCEDVLAKNGLTAKDVDLLVPHQANLRIIEAVGGRLGITGERVFVNVDKYGNTSSASIPLAIAEARAQGRIKPGCRVLATAFGAGLTWGAALLRF, from the coding sequence ATGAATCCTTTTTGCCATCTGCTTGCCCTGCACGCCTACGCTCCCGATACGGTTCTGACCAACGACGACCTGGCCGCCGTGGTGGACACCAACGACGAGTGGATCGTCTCCCGGACGGGCATCCGGCAGCGCCACCGGCTGGACGCGGCGGACAACGCCTCGGACCTGGGCCTGCGCGCGGCGCGCGGCGCGCTTGAGGACGCGGCCCTCCTGCCGGAGGAGCTCACCCATGTGGTCACCGCCACCTGCACGCCGGACGTGCTCTCCCCTTCGGTGGCCTGCATCGTGGCGGGTCAGCTGGGCACAGGGCCGGTCATGGCCTTTGACTTCAGCGCCGCCTGCTCCGGCTTTCTGTACGGCCTTTCCCTCTGCCGCTCCCTCCTGGCCCAGGATCATGAAGCCAGAATTCTTTTTATCTGCACCGAGGCCCTGACCCGCCGGGTCAACTGGGCGGACCGCACCACCTGCGTGCTCTTCGGCGACGCGGCCACGGCCTGCGTGGTCAGCACGGGATCGGCCAACGTACTGGCCGGGCTTGAAGACGTGCTCTGCCTGAGCGACGGCCGCCAGCGCGACCTCATCGTGGTGGGCGGCGGCACCTCCAGCCGCTACGGCCTGGGCGACCCCGTGGGCGAAGATTTCTTTATCCGCATGCAGGGACGCGAAACTTACAAGCACGCCGTGCGCAGCATGGTGCAGGTCTGCGAGGACGTACTGGCCAAAAACGGCCTCACGGCCAAAGATGTGGACCTGCTGGTGCCCCACCAGGCCAACCTGCGGATCATTGAGGCCGTGGGCGGCCGCCTGGGCATCACGGGCGAGCGCGTCTTCGTCAATGTGGACAAATACGGCAACACCTCCTCAGCCTCCATTCCGCTGGCCATTGCCGAGGCCCGCGCCCAGGGGCGCATCAAGCCGGGCTGCCGGGTGCTGGCCACGGCCTTCGGCGCGGGGCTGACCTGGGGCGCCGCCCTGCTGCGGTTTTAA
- the fabG gene encoding 3-oxoacyl-[acyl-carrier-protein] reductase: protein MTSAQCPSPNDAPTALVTGGSRGIGRAIARTLAREGFQVYLTYVSRPEEAEKTVEEIRAQGGSARAFGLDVSDGAAVTAFFAAEIKDKVNLAVLVNNAGITKDGFLVRMKDEDFDRVLTVNLRGAFLCTREAAKIMSQARRGRIVNISSVVGQMGNAGQVNYAAAKAALLGLTKSCAKELAARQITVNAVAPGFIETDMTAVLTDEVRAQYVEAIPLRRMGRAEDVAEAVAFLASDKAAYITGQVLGVNGGMYC, encoded by the coding sequence ATGACAAGCGCGCAATGCCCCTCCCCCAACGACGCGCCCACGGCCCTGGTGACCGGCGGCTCGCGCGGCATTGGCCGGGCCATCGCCAGAACCCTGGCCAGAGAGGGCTTTCAGGTCTACCTCACCTATGTGAGCCGCCCGGAAGAGGCGGAAAAAACCGTGGAAGAAATCCGCGCCCAGGGCGGCAGCGCCCGGGCCTTTGGCCTGGACGTGAGCGACGGGGCCGCTGTGACCGCCTTTTTCGCCGCGGAAATCAAAGACAAGGTGAACCTGGCCGTACTGGTCAACAACGCGGGCATCACCAAGGACGGCTTTCTGGTGCGCATGAAGGACGAGGATTTCGACCGCGTGCTCACCGTGAACCTGCGCGGCGCGTTTCTCTGCACGCGCGAGGCGGCCAAAATCATGAGCCAGGCCCGCCGGGGCCGGATCGTCAACATTTCTTCTGTGGTGGGGCAGATGGGCAACGCCGGGCAGGTCAACTACGCCGCCGCCAAGGCGGCCCTGCTGGGGCTGACCAAATCCTGCGCCAAGGAGCTGGCCGCCAGGCAGATCACGGTCAACGCCGTGGCCCCCGGCTTCATTGAGACGGACATGACCGCGGTCCTGACCGACGAAGTGCGCGCCCAGTATGTGGAGGCCATCCCTCTGCGCCGCATGGGCCGCGCCGAGGACGTGGCCGAGGCCGTGGCCTTTCTGGCCTCGGACAAAGCCGCCTACATCACCGGACAGGTGCTGGGCGTCAACGGCGGCATGTACTGCTGA